Proteins co-encoded in one Candidatus Nitrosacidococcus tergens genomic window:
- a CDS encoding SUF system Fe-S cluster assembly regulator, with translation MLRMSKMADYSIVIMTHLAIDPSEQCTTANLASQIGIPLPTVSKILKQLTRARLLTSTRGVQGGYHLAKPPAEISIIEIITIFEGPIGLTSCINMPGKCKQESYCTTRIHWKYINRAIYESLSKVKLSDMVRPVKEHPANPYLLSDQLSIN, from the coding sequence ATGTTACGTATGAGTAAAATGGCCGATTACAGTATTGTAATTATGACTCACTTAGCAATAGATCCTAGTGAGCAATGCACTACAGCTAATTTAGCCTCCCAAATAGGGATACCACTACCTACGGTAAGTAAAATTTTAAAACAGCTTACTCGAGCACGGTTACTTACTTCTACTCGAGGAGTACAAGGAGGCTACCATTTAGCTAAGCCTCCAGCAGAAATTTCCATCATAGAAATTATTACCATATTTGAAGGACCTATTGGATTGACCAGTTGCATTAACATGCCAGGGAAGTGTAAACAAGAGTCTTATTGTACTACTCGGATTCATTGGAAATACATTAATCGAGCTATTTACGAATCCCTTTCTAAGGTTAAATTATCTGATATGGTTCGGCCAGTAAAAGAACATCCAGCTAACCCTTATTTATTAAGTGATCAACTCAGCATTAATTAG
- the rpe gene encoding ribulose-phosphate 3-epimerase gives MLNYKIAPSILSADFARLGDDVHAVLKAGADIVHFDVMDNHYVPNLTIGPLVCKALRDYGITAEIDVHLMVKPVDRIIPDFAKAGANYITFHPEGSEHIDRSLQLIHDHGCKAGLVFNPATSLDHLKYVLDKVDMILIMSVNPGFGGQSFIPSALDKLREARKIIEESGRPIHLEIDGGVKVDNIREIAEAGADTFVAGSAIFQSKDYKTTIDEMRSELAKVK, from the coding sequence ATGCTTAATTATAAAATTGCCCCTTCTATATTATCTGCGGATTTTGCTCGTCTTGGGGATGATGTACATGCTGTACTCAAAGCAGGTGCAGATATCGTACATTTTGACGTGATGGATAACCATTATGTACCTAATTTAACGATAGGCCCTTTAGTATGTAAAGCACTCAGAGATTATGGAATCACTGCTGAAATTGATGTGCACTTAATGGTTAAGCCTGTAGATCGGATTATTCCTGATTTTGCAAAAGCAGGGGCAAATTATATTACTTTCCATCCTGAAGGATCAGAGCATATCGACCGAAGTCTACAGCTCATTCATGATCATGGTTGTAAAGCAGGGCTAGTTTTTAATCCTGCTACCTCCTTAGATCATCTAAAGTATGTGTTGGATAAAGTAGATATGATATTAATCATGTCTGTAAATCCAGGTTTCGGAGGACAATCTTTCATCCCTTCAGCACTAGATAAACTTAGAGAGGCACGAAAAATTATTGAGGAAAGTGGTCGTCCAATTCATCTTGAAATTGATGGGGGAGTAAAGGTGGATAATATTCGAGAAATTGCAGAGGCAGGTGCAGATACTTTTGTAGCAGGATCAGCAATTTTTCAAAGCAAAGATTATAAAACTACTATTGATGAAATGCGATCTGAGCTTGCTAAAGTTAAATAA
- a CDS encoding phosphoglycolate phosphatase — translation MLKKPAMIVMDIDGTLVDSVPDLAYCTDTMLNQLGLPPRGEEKVRQWVGNGVERLIKRALIDDLEGEPDSTLYQKAAPIFLNLYQENTSKRSHLYPGVKKGLIWLKSQGYRLGSITNKAAQFTHPLLQDLGIIDYFEIVISGDTLPQKKPHPAQLLHAAQFFNTASEDSMMVGDSISDVKAARAAGFQIVCLSYGYNHGQDIRDSHPDAVIDSLAEIQNLLHAA, via the coding sequence ATGCTTAAAAAACCTGCAATGATCGTTATGGATATAGATGGCACCTTAGTGGATAGTGTGCCTGATCTTGCCTATTGTACTGATACTATGCTAAATCAGCTTGGATTACCTCCTCGGGGAGAAGAAAAAGTGCGTCAGTGGGTAGGTAATGGTGTGGAGCGGCTGATTAAGCGAGCTTTGATAGATGATTTAGAAGGAGAGCCAGATAGCACTTTATATCAAAAGGCAGCACCAATTTTTCTTAATTTATATCAGGAAAATACTAGTAAACGAAGTCATTTGTATCCTGGAGTTAAAAAAGGGCTAATATGGTTAAAATCCCAAGGGTATCGATTGGGGAGCATTACTAATAAAGCAGCTCAATTTACCCATCCTTTGCTTCAAGATTTAGGAATTATAGATTACTTTGAAATTGTAATTAGTGGTGATACGCTACCTCAAAAAAAACCTCACCCTGCTCAACTACTCCACGCAGCCCAATTTTTTAATACTGCTTCAGAGGATTCTATGATGGTAGGTGATTCCATTAGTGATGTAAAAGCAGCAAGAGCCGCTGGGTTTCAAATCGTCTGTTTAAGCTATGGCTATAATCATGGGCAAGATATTCGAGATAGCCATCCAGATGCAGTGATTGATTCGTTAGCTGAAATTCAAAATTTACTTCACGCTGCTTAG
- the trpE gene encoding anthranilate synthase component I, translating into MDASSFKHLVSQGYNYIPLVREVLADLDTPLSIYLKLAKGPYSYLLESMHGNEKWSRYSFIGLPCRTVIKVQHYSITVETSRKIVETYDTHDPLTWIEKFKQRFKVPEISGLPRFTGGLVGYFGYDTIRYIEPKLAYWNKSNTLETPDIFLLLSEELVIFDNLSNQLYLIVYVDPENYSQGMQRLSALESYLQKPLSDNYLPQSDSSISTPMSEYDFVSEFTEARFKEAVAKARQYIIDGDMMQVVLSQRLSVNFTAPPLNLYRSLRYLNPSPYMYYFNFDEFYVVGSSPEILVRAEEGKVSVRPIAGTRRRGKDESEDLALEQELMADPKELAEHQMLIDLGRNDIGRIAEVASIKVTEKMAIERYSHVMHIVSNVVGKIKADFSTIDVIRATFPAGTVSGAPKIRAMEVIDELEPTKRGIYAGAVGYLAWSDNMDMAIAIRTGVIKNNTLYIQAGAGIVYDSIPQYEWNETMNKGRAMFQAAILANQSNKH; encoded by the coding sequence ATGGATGCTTCCTCTTTTAAACACCTTGTTTCTCAGGGTTATAATTATATCCCCCTTGTTCGGGAAGTATTGGCAGATTTAGATACGCCTTTAAGTATTTATCTTAAACTAGCTAAAGGTCCTTATTCATACTTATTGGAGTCTATGCATGGGAACGAGAAATGGAGTCGATACTCATTTATTGGTCTTCCTTGCCGTACAGTAATTAAAGTACAGCATTATAGTATTACGGTTGAGACCAGCCGGAAAATTGTAGAGACCTACGATACCCATGATCCCCTTACTTGGATAGAGAAGTTTAAACAACGATTCAAAGTACCAGAAATCAGTGGATTACCGAGATTTACGGGTGGGCTAGTAGGATATTTTGGTTACGATACAATTCGATATATTGAGCCTAAATTAGCCTATTGGAATAAATCTAATACACTAGAAACACCTGATATCTTTTTACTGCTTTCTGAAGAGCTTGTTATTTTTGATAATTTAAGTAATCAGCTTTACTTAATTGTATATGTTGATCCTGAAAATTATTCACAAGGGATGCAACGCTTGAGTGCATTAGAGAGTTATCTTCAAAAACCTCTTTCAGATAATTATTTACCTCAATCGGATTCTTCTATATCCACTCCTATGAGTGAGTATGATTTTGTTTCTGAATTTACGGAAGCTAGATTTAAAGAGGCTGTCGCAAAAGCTCGTCAATATATTATTGATGGAGATATGATGCAAGTAGTTTTATCTCAGCGACTTTCAGTCAATTTTACAGCACCGCCATTAAATTTGTATCGATCATTGCGGTATCTTAATCCTTCCCCATACATGTATTATTTTAATTTCGATGAATTTTATGTAGTTGGTTCATCTCCAGAAATACTAGTACGAGCAGAAGAAGGTAAAGTTTCAGTACGCCCTATCGCCGGAACTCGGCGAAGAGGAAAAGATGAAAGTGAGGATCTTGCTTTAGAGCAAGAATTAATGGCAGATCCCAAAGAGCTTGCCGAGCACCAAATGCTTATTGATTTAGGAAGAAATGATATAGGACGGATTGCAGAAGTAGCTAGCATCAAAGTGACTGAAAAAATGGCAATTGAGCGTTATTCCCATGTAATGCACATTGTTTCTAATGTGGTTGGGAAAATTAAAGCTGATTTCTCTACTATAGACGTGATACGTGCTACTTTTCCAGCTGGTACTGTCTCAGGTGCACCTAAAATTAGAGCAATGGAAGTAATTGACGAACTAGAGCCGACAAAGCGAGGAATTTATGCTGGTGCTGTAGGGTATTTAGCTTGGTCAGACAATATGGATATGGCAATTGCTATTCGTACAGGCGTGATTAAAAACAATACATTATACATTCAAGCAGGTGCTGGCATTGTCTATGACTCCATTCCACAGTATGAATGGAATGAAACAATGAATAAGGGGCGAGCTATGTTTCAAGCAGCTATATTAGCTAACCAATCTAATAAGCACTAA
- a CDS encoding MFS transporter, giving the protein MNQKTKDTQQIVFVILIGLSFCHFLNDMMQSLLAAIYPMLKENYCLNFSQIGMLTMSFQVTASILQPLIGFYTDKRPLPYILFAGMSATLLGLLLLASSTSYLSLLIGASCIGLGSAVFHPDASRVARMASGGHHGLAQSLFQVGGNLGTAIGPLLAAFIVLPRGQDSLSWFSLAALLGMAILWKIGHWYKHNCTIKQKYKNTTAFLVSPKQVKIALSALCVLMFSKFLYTVSLSSYYTFYMIHKFHISVQEAQVYLFIFLASVAVGTLIGGPIGDKFGRKWVIWISILGVLPFTLILPYASLYWTKVLTILIGLIISSAFSAIVVYGQELVPHRIGTISGIFFGFAFGISGLGAAALGGLADLKGIDFVFHVCSYLPALGLFAGFLPDIKQQELSEDDVEEIQETIGNA; this is encoded by the coding sequence TTGAATCAAAAAACCAAAGATACTCAGCAGATAGTTTTTGTTATCCTGATAGGACTTAGTTTCTGTCACTTTCTAAATGACATGATGCAATCCCTATTAGCCGCTATTTACCCGATGCTAAAAGAGAACTATTGCCTCAATTTTAGCCAAATTGGGATGCTTACTATGTCATTTCAGGTAACAGCATCTATCCTTCAGCCTTTAATTGGGTTTTATACAGATAAACGGCCTTTACCCTATATTTTATTTGCTGGAATGAGTGCTACTTTATTGGGATTATTGCTTCTTGCATCTTCTACAAGCTACCTATCTCTCTTAATCGGTGCATCTTGTATTGGCCTTGGATCAGCAGTATTCCATCCAGATGCTTCTCGAGTAGCTCGAATGGCCTCCGGAGGACATCATGGACTAGCCCAATCTCTTTTTCAAGTAGGAGGTAATCTAGGTACAGCGATAGGGCCATTACTGGCTGCTTTCATTGTTTTACCTAGAGGGCAGGATAGTCTGAGTTGGTTCTCTCTGGCTGCACTTTTAGGAATGGCAATTTTATGGAAAATTGGTCATTGGTATAAACATAATTGCACCATAAAACAAAAATACAAAAATACTACTGCCTTTTTAGTATCTCCTAAACAGGTAAAAATAGCACTGTCTGCACTTTGTGTACTCATGTTTTCAAAATTTTTATATACGGTAAGCTTAAGTAGTTACTACACTTTCTATATGATTCATAAATTTCACATCTCAGTGCAGGAGGCGCAAGTATACTTATTTATATTTCTTGCTTCCGTAGCTGTTGGTACTTTAATTGGAGGGCCAATAGGAGATAAATTTGGTCGAAAGTGGGTTATTTGGATATCAATCTTGGGGGTACTCCCATTTACTTTAATCTTGCCCTATGCTAGCCTCTATTGGACTAAAGTATTAACAATATTAATTGGATTAATTATTTCATCAGCTTTCTCTGCTATTGTAGTTTATGGACAAGAACTTGTTCCTCACCGAATAGGAACTATTTCCGGAATATTTTTTGGCTTTGCTTTTGGTATTAGTGGATTAGGCGCAGCAGCTTTGGGTGGATTAGCTGATTTGAAAGGAATTGATTTTGTTTTTCATGTTTGCTCTTATCTTCCCGCACTAGGGTTATTCGCTGGATTTTTACCAGATATTAAGCAACAAGAATTAAGTGAAGATGATGTGGAAGAAATACAAGAAACTATAGGAAATGCTTAG
- a CDS encoding anthranilate synthase component II — protein MLLMIDNYDSFTYNLVQYLGELGEEVKVFRNDQINTADIEQISPTRIIISPGPCTPNEAGVSLNVIQYFAGRIPILGVCLGHQCIGQAFGGNIIHAKTIMHGKTSQIHHADKGVFLGLSNPFEATRYHSLVIEQSSLPSCLEITAWTQTNNGNIEEIMGVRHKYLPIEGVQFHPESILTQYGHDLLLNFLKQSTI, from the coding sequence ATGTTGTTAATGATCGATAACTACGATTCTTTTACTTATAACCTAGTACAGTATTTAGGTGAACTAGGAGAAGAAGTAAAAGTTTTTCGCAATGATCAGATAAATACTGCTGATATTGAGCAAATATCTCCCACTCGTATTATTATTTCTCCTGGTCCTTGCACTCCAAATGAAGCAGGCGTTTCTTTGAATGTTATTCAGTATTTTGCTGGTAGAATCCCTATTCTTGGTGTTTGTTTAGGTCACCAATGTATTGGACAAGCTTTTGGGGGTAATATTATTCATGCAAAAACAATCATGCATGGTAAAACTTCACAAATTCATCATGCAGACAAAGGTGTGTTTTTAGGCCTCAGTAACCCGTTTGAAGCAACCCGGTATCATTCCTTAGTTATTGAACAGTCTAGTTTACCCTCATGTTTAGAAATTACTGCCTGGACCCAAACAAACAATGGAAATATAGAGGAAATCATGGGAGTAAGGCATAAATATCTTCCCATTGAAGGAGTGCAATTCCATCCTGAATCAATCCTTACTCAGTATGGTCACGACTTGCTCTTAAATTTTCTTAAGCAAAGCACGATCTAA
- the trpD gene encoding anthranilate phosphoribosyltransferase translates to MDIQSALKKIASGNHLSYEEMISAMNFIMSGQATQAQISALLTGLHMKGETIEEIAGAVTAIRRFSIPIQINSPYLIDTCGTGGDHANTFNISTAGIFVVAAAGAQVIKHGNRSSSSKCGSADVLEAMGVRIDLSPNEVISYIQRTGIGFIFAPLYHSAMKHCAAVRKEIGIRTLFNLIGPLINPANPPNQVIGVFNKKWLDIFTQVLKRLGSHHILIVHAEDGLDEISISAPTYVTELKNNTIRNYTITPEQFSFKRASIDKLTVQNTQESVAIIKSVLANQPSTARDIVALNAGAAIYAANLASSLKEGIEKALQIISSGKAQKKFDDFIKYTNDIYPR, encoded by the coding sequence ATGGATATACAAAGTGCACTTAAGAAGATTGCCTCAGGAAATCATCTGTCTTATGAAGAAATGATATCTGCTATGAATTTCATCATGTCAGGACAGGCAACTCAAGCACAGATAAGCGCCCTACTTACTGGCCTTCATATGAAGGGAGAAACTATTGAAGAAATAGCGGGTGCTGTTACTGCAATCCGTAGATTTTCTATACCTATTCAGATTAATAGTCCCTATCTCATAGATACTTGTGGTACAGGTGGAGATCATGCTAATACTTTTAATATCTCAACGGCAGGTATTTTCGTAGTAGCAGCAGCAGGTGCTCAAGTAATAAAGCATGGTAATCGCTCTTCCTCTAGCAAATGCGGAAGCGCCGATGTTCTTGAAGCAATGGGTGTTAGAATTGATCTTTCCCCAAATGAGGTTATCTCTTATATACAAAGAACTGGGATTGGATTTATATTTGCCCCTCTCTATCATAGTGCAATGAAACATTGTGCAGCAGTAAGAAAAGAAATAGGTATTCGTACTTTATTTAACCTCATCGGACCACTTATAAATCCAGCAAATCCACCCAATCAGGTGATTGGCGTTTTTAATAAAAAATGGCTTGATATTTTTACCCAGGTACTAAAACGGTTAGGAAGTCACCATATACTAATAGTACACGCTGAAGATGGATTAGATGAAATTAGTATAAGTGCTCCTACCTATGTTACTGAATTGAAAAATAATACTATTAGAAATTACACTATTACCCCAGAGCAGTTTAGTTTCAAGAGAGCCTCTATTGACAAACTAACTGTTCAGAATACACAAGAAAGTGTAGCTATTATAAAATCGGTATTAGCTAACCAACCCAGTACAGCCCGTGATATTGTAGCTTTAAATGCAGGAGCAGCCATTTACGCAGCTAATTTAGCTTCTTCCTTAAAAGAAGGTATTGAAAAAGCGTTACAAATAATCTCATCGGGTAAAGCTCAAAAAAAATTTGATGATTTTATTAAATATACTAATGATATTTATCCTAGGTAG
- the trpC gene encoding indole-3-glycerol phosphate synthase TrpC encodes MSSHTPNILKKILWRKAEEITERAEKISMRELSRKIEHVPSARGFKAAIKQKLDTNQTAIIAEIKKASPSKGVLRSNFSPNLIAQSYEKWGATCLSVLTDHDFFQGSEEYLCLAREACQLPILRKDFIIDPYQVYESRVIGADCILLIVAALGDALMKELSQLAEHLGMDVLVEVHNHEELERALELNPKMIGINNRNLVNFETKLVTTINLKPMIPDHCLVVSESGIYSRNDIEKLNQVGVDAFLIGEFFMVAENPGLALMELLQT; translated from the coding sequence ATGAGTAGTCATACACCAAATATTCTAAAAAAAATCTTATGGCGAAAAGCGGAAGAGATAACAGAGCGTGCTGAAAAAATCTCTATGAGAGAATTAAGCCGAAAAATAGAACATGTACCTTCAGCTCGAGGATTTAAAGCAGCAATAAAGCAAAAATTAGATACTAATCAAACAGCAATTATTGCAGAAATTAAAAAAGCATCACCAAGCAAAGGAGTATTACGAAGTAATTTCTCTCCTAATCTTATTGCTCAAAGCTATGAAAAATGGGGTGCTACTTGTTTATCGGTATTAACCGATCATGATTTTTTTCAAGGAAGTGAAGAATACCTTTGCCTCGCTCGAGAGGCTTGTCAACTTCCTATCTTAAGGAAAGACTTTATTATAGATCCCTATCAAGTATATGAATCTAGAGTAATAGGTGCCGATTGTATCTTACTAATAGTGGCTGCTTTAGGAGATGCACTTATGAAAGAGTTAAGTCAGCTTGCTGAACACCTAGGTATGGATGTGCTTGTTGAAGTACATAACCATGAAGAACTTGAACGTGCACTAGAGCTAAATCCTAAAATGATAGGTATTAATAATCGTAATCTGGTTAATTTTGAAACTAAGCTAGTAACTACGATTAACCTAAAACCTATGATCCCAGATCATTGCTTAGTTGTTTCTGAGAGTGGTATTTATTCTCGTAATGATATTGAGAAATTAAACCAAGTTGGAGTAGATGCTTTTCTTATTGGTGAATTTTTTATGGTAGCTGAAAATCCAGGATTAGCACTTATGGAGTTACTTCAAACCTAA
- a CDS encoding methane monooxygenase/ammonia monooxygenase subunit B has translation MKGTDVINQTKKWLLMGTAAAMLAGSFYVPIAAAHGERSQAAFLRMRTIHWYDLKWSKDTVEIGQNYTLSGKFHTFSEWPEAVDLPRVSFLNIGQPGPVFIRTGSYINDIFVPRSVGLELGGDYSFLVELKARRVGNWHVHAMMNIQGGGPLIGPGKWVTITGNEANFKDEITTLTGRTLDLEDTGMSKVIGWHGFWYLIGIGWIFYWARRPLFLVRHMKMEDGVPDNELFTATDTKAATALLVGTLVVIMYGFQSTESEFPITIPLQSGLLQDIKPLPPRYGKDPITAKITTAGYRVPGRTIKFKVEVTNHTDKVMSIGEFDTGGVRFLNPNVIVDDTGYPEELLAPEGLEVSQQDIAPGETVIVEVVGTDAAWEVQRLSDVIYDPDSRFGGLLFFVDPEGRKIPVEVGSPLIPSFA, from the coding sequence ATGAAAGGTACAGATGTAATAAATCAAACGAAAAAATGGCTACTAATGGGTACTGCTGCAGCGATGTTAGCAGGATCTTTTTATGTACCAATTGCAGCGGCTCATGGTGAAAGATCCCAAGCTGCATTCCTCCGGATGCGGACAATCCACTGGTATGATTTAAAATGGTCTAAAGATACAGTTGAAATAGGTCAAAACTATACGCTTTCTGGAAAGTTTCACACTTTTAGCGAGTGGCCAGAAGCGGTCGATTTACCTAGAGTGTCTTTTTTAAATATTGGTCAGCCTGGACCTGTTTTTATTCGGACTGGATCTTATATTAACGATATCTTTGTTCCTCGTTCTGTAGGTCTTGAATTAGGCGGAGATTATAGTTTTCTAGTAGAGCTAAAAGCTCGCCGCGTTGGTAACTGGCATGTTCATGCCATGATGAATATCCAAGGTGGTGGTCCTCTTATTGGTCCTGGAAAATGGGTTACAATAACTGGTAACGAAGCTAATTTCAAAGATGAAATTACAACTCTTACTGGAAGAACTCTAGATCTAGAAGATACTGGGATGAGTAAAGTTATTGGCTGGCATGGGTTCTGGTATCTTATTGGTATTGGTTGGATTTTCTATTGGGCACGTCGTCCGCTCTTTTTAGTACGCCATATGAAGATGGAAGATGGAGTACCTGACAATGAGCTTTTTACCGCTACAGATACCAAAGCTGCAACCGCGCTCTTAGTAGGTACGCTTGTTGTAATCATGTATGGATTCCAGTCTACAGAGTCTGAGTTTCCAATCACTATTCCGTTGCAATCTGGATTACTCCAGGATATTAAGCCATTACCTCCTCGTTATGGTAAGGATCCAATCACTGCAAAAATTACGACTGCAGGCTATCGTGTACCTGGAAGAACGATTAAGTTTAAAGTAGAAGTTACCAATCATACAGATAAAGTAATGTCAATTGGTGAGTTTGACACAGGGGGAGTACGCTTCTTAAACCCTAATGTAATTGTAGATGATACTGGTTATCCAGAAGAATTGCTTGCTCCAGAAGGTTTAGAAGTTAGCCAACAAGATATTGCCCCTGGTGAAACAGTAATTGTTGAAGTTGTAGGCACCGATGCTGCTTGGGAAGTACAACGACTTTCTGATGTTATTTATGACCCAGACAGCCGGTTTGGTGGTCTGTTATTTTTTGTAGATCCAGAGGGAAGAAAAATCCCAGTCGAAGTTGGTTCACCATTGATCCCAAGCTTCGCTTAA
- a CDS encoding methane monooxygenase/ammonia monooxygenase subunit A, producing MATGRVGTGVGSAVYSPEEAAKVSRTMDFLWLGAFFFIFLASFHVHYMLLAGDWDFWLDWKDRRFWVTIAPIVAVCYPAAMQAFMWEKFRLPFGATFVTLGLIAAEWINRYFNFHLFTYFPVHFVQPTVLLPMALILDAALALTKSFALAAVVGGMSYGLLMYPANWPIIGQFHEPVDVNGLVMSVADVMGFHYVRTGNPEYIRMVEKGTLRSFGEDVVPVSAFFSGFVSICMYFGWYMAGRWFSRSYYTDSI from the coding sequence ATGGCAACAGGAAGAGTAGGAACTGGAGTAGGATCTGCAGTATACTCGCCAGAGGAAGCTGCTAAAGTCTCCAGAACCATGGATTTTTTGTGGTTAGGTGCTTTCTTTTTTATCTTTCTGGCTTCATTTCACGTACATTATATGCTTTTAGCCGGAGACTGGGATTTCTGGCTTGACTGGAAAGATCGCCGCTTCTGGGTAACTATCGCTCCAATTGTAGCAGTTTGCTATCCTGCCGCTATGCAGGCTTTTATGTGGGAGAAATTCCGTCTTCCTTTCGGTGCTACTTTTGTAACCTTAGGGTTAATAGCAGCTGAATGGATTAATCGCTATTTTAATTTCCATTTATTCACTTATTTCCCAGTTCACTTTGTGCAACCTACCGTATTACTGCCAATGGCTCTAATTTTAGATGCTGCATTAGCACTTACTAAAAGTTTTGCCCTAGCAGCAGTAGTTGGTGGAATGAGTTATGGACTACTAATGTACCCAGCTAATTGGCCTATTATTGGGCAGTTCCATGAGCCTGTTGATGTAAACGGACTGGTCATGTCTGTAGCAGACGTTATGGGCTTCCATTATGTTCGTACTGGTAATCCTGAGTATATCCGTATGGTTGAAAAAGGTACGCTAAGATCTTTTGGTGAAGACGTAGTCCCTGTATCTGCTTTCTTCTCCGGATTTGTGTCTATCTGTATGTATTTTGGCTGGTATATGGCGGGTCGTTGGTTCAGCAGAAGCTATTATACTGATAGTATCTAA
- a CDS encoding methane monooxygenase/ammonia monooxygenase subunit C — protein sequence MAATSRAVARGAVVDQEAALFPMGNMWLAIAAIFAFYICVRLYEGWAGWEFGLDSFDPAFDKYWMNLLYAELTIEAIGTGALITYMWKTRERDPDSVHPREELRRYCSLFCWWAIYGVGLFWGASFFTEQDGAWHQTVIRDTDFTPSHILEFYMSYPIYVMFGLGSYAYAVTRIPYFNLSKGWSVSYLMLILGPFMIFPNVGLNEWGHTFWFMEELFVAPLHWGFVFFAWFILAMFGVVTQVLPRVRELIGRELSQSEEYAR from the coding sequence ATGGCTGCAACTAGTAGAGCTGTAGCACGAGGTGCAGTAGTAGATCAAGAAGCTGCTTTATTTCCTATGGGGAATATGTGGCTTGCTATCGCTGCTATCTTTGCTTTTTACATTTGTGTGCGTCTTTATGAAGGATGGGCTGGTTGGGAATTTGGACTAGATTCATTTGATCCAGCATTTGATAAATATTGGATGAACTTGCTCTATGCTGAGCTTACCATTGAAGCGATCGGTACTGGTGCGTTAATCACCTATATGTGGAAGACTCGTGAGCGTGATCCAGATAGCGTTCATCCTCGTGAAGAATTACGTCGTTACTGCTCCCTATTTTGTTGGTGGGCAATTTATGGTGTTGGTTTGTTTTGGGGTGCTAGCTTCTTCACTGAGCAAGATGGTGCTTGGCATCAAACCGTTATTCGTGATACTGATTTCACTCCAAGTCATATCCTTGAATTCTACATGAGCTATCCTATCTATGTTATGTTTGGTTTAGGATCTTATGCTTATGCAGTAACTCGTATTCCTTATTTCAACCTTTCCAAAGGTTGGTCCGTATCTTATTTAATGCTTATTCTTGGTCCTTTCATGATTTTTCCAAATGTAGGACTAAATGAGTGGGGTCATACCTTCTGGTTTATGGAAGAACTCTTTGTAGCGCCATTACACTGGGGATTTGTATTCTTTGCTTGGTTTATTCTTGCCATGTTTGGTGTAGTTACGCAAGTACTACCACGTGTTCGTGAGCTTATTGGTAGAGAACTTTCACAAAGTGAAGAGTATGCTCGCTAA